A window of the Sphingomonas piscis genome harbors these coding sequences:
- the fabG gene encoding 3-oxoacyl-[acyl-carrier-protein] reductase, translating into MFDLSGMTALVTGASGGLGSAIAKALASQGARLAVSGSNVDKLEGFRATLGGDHVALPCNLSDGGAVDELVPQAVEALGGKLDILVNNAGVTRDTLLMRMKDEDFAEVLRVNLEAAFRLMRAATKPMMKARFGRIISVTSVVGVTGNPGQANYVASKAGLIGMTKSVAQELASRGVTVNCIAPGFMASAMTDALNEQQRAGILSRIPAGAMGTGEDIGAAAVYLASREAGYVTGQTLHVNGGMAMI; encoded by the coding sequence ATGTTCGACCTAAGCGGAATGACCGCGCTCGTGACGGGTGCGTCGGGCGGCCTTGGCAGCGCAATCGCCAAGGCGCTCGCGAGCCAGGGCGCGCGGCTCGCCGTATCCGGAAGCAATGTCGACAAGCTGGAAGGCTTTCGTGCGACGCTCGGCGGCGATCATGTCGCGCTGCCGTGCAATCTGTCGGACGGTGGAGCTGTGGACGAGTTGGTCCCGCAGGCTGTCGAGGCGCTCGGCGGAAAGCTCGACATTCTCGTCAACAATGCCGGCGTCACTCGCGACACTCTGCTGATGAGAATGAAGGATGAGGACTTCGCCGAGGTGTTGCGCGTCAACCTCGAGGCGGCGTTCCGGTTGATGCGCGCGGCGACCAAGCCGATGATGAAGGCACGCTTCGGCCGCATCATCTCCGTGACGTCCGTTGTCGGAGTGACCGGCAACCCGGGACAGGCAAACTATGTCGCGTCGAAGGCCGGCCTGATCGGTATGACCAAGTCGGTGGCGCAGGAACTCGCCAGCCGCGGTGTGACCGTGAACTGCATCGCACCGGGCTTCATGGCCTCGGCGATGACCGACGCGCTTAACGAGCAGCAGCGGGCGGGCATCCTGTCCCGTATCCCGGCCGGAGCCATGGGGACGGGTGAGGACATCGGTGCTGCGGCCGTCTATCTGGCAAGCCGTGAAGCAGGTTACGTGACGGGCCAGACCCTGCACGTGAACGGCGGCATGGCGATGATCTAA
- the fabD gene encoding ACP S-malonyltransferase yields MRAFLFPGQGSQAVGMGAALADASAAARHVFGEVDEALGQNLFRLMREGPDEELRLTENAQPAIMAHALAVFASLTREGGVSLEKAAHFVAGHSLGEYSALAAAGSFDLSTTARLLKLRGKAMQSAVPVGEGAMAALLGADLALAQKIADAAAEGEVCTVANDNDPSQVVISGHKGAIDRAVDIAKDMGAKRAVLLPVSAPFHCPLMQLAADAMAKALDEVVLQEPTISLYANVTAQPTSETETIRTQLVEQVTGMVRWRESIANMATAGVEEFVELGGKVLGPMVKRIAPDAKVTSVVTIDDIEALAKEIA; encoded by the coding sequence ATGCGTGCGTTTCTTTTCCCTGGGCAGGGCAGTCAAGCTGTCGGCATGGGCGCGGCTTTAGCTGATGCGAGTGCGGCCGCGCGGCACGTGTTCGGCGAGGTCGACGAGGCGCTCGGCCAAAACCTGTTCCGGTTGATGCGCGAGGGGCCGGACGAGGAACTGAGGCTTACGGAGAACGCGCAACCCGCGATCATGGCGCACGCACTGGCGGTCTTCGCGAGTTTGACCCGCGAGGGCGGTGTATCGCTGGAAAAAGCGGCCCACTTCGTCGCTGGCCATAGCCTTGGCGAATATTCGGCGCTGGCGGCCGCCGGCAGCTTCGACCTTTCGACAACCGCAAGGCTACTGAAGCTTCGTGGGAAGGCGATGCAATCTGCGGTTCCTGTCGGCGAAGGTGCGATGGCGGCCTTGCTTGGTGCCGATCTCGCACTTGCGCAGAAGATCGCGGATGCCGCTGCCGAGGGCGAAGTCTGCACCGTCGCTAACGATAACGACCCGTCGCAGGTGGTCATCTCGGGTCACAAGGGCGCGATCGATCGTGCCGTCGATATTGCCAAGGACATGGGGGCCAAACGAGCGGTGCTGCTGCCCGTGTCCGCACCCTTCCATTGCCCGCTTATGCAGCTTGCAGCAGACGCCATGGCCAAGGCGTTGGACGAAGTCGTGCTTCAAGAGCCAACGATCTCGCTCTACGCCAATGTCACGGCGCAGCCGACCAGCGAAACCGAGACCATCCGTACTCAGCTGGTGGAGCAGGTAACCGGCATGGTTCGATGGCGCGAAAGCATCGCGAACATGGCGACGGCAGGTGTCGAGGAATTTGTCGAACTCGGCGGCAAGGTGCTCGGACCGATGGTGAAACGGATTGCACCGGACGCGAAGGTCACCAGCGTGGTGACGATCGACGACATTGAAGCGCTTGCGAAGGAGATCGCCTGA
- the dnaJ gene encoding molecular chaperone DnaJ, with protein MMVETDYYELLGVERTADDRTLKAAYRKLAMEYHPDRQGGCKDSEAKFKAINEAYDCLKDPQKRAAYDRFGKAAFQNGGGGGSPFGEQGFDGFSDIFSSIFGDFMDPRGQRQNAARGSDLRYDLELTLEEAFHGKEASITVEALARCDTCGGKGCAKTDNCAATCKTCNGMGKVRAQQGFFVVERGCPTCRGSGEVIADPCRACEGEGRTVKRRALSVKIPAGVDEGTRIRVTGEGEAGVRGATSGDLYIFVHMKRHPIYAREGTTLVADCPVTFTTAALGGVISLPGLDGAKVDLKIPAGVQSGEQIRQRGAGMSILNSRGRGDLVARIHVETPTRMSAKQKKLLEEFRETETGDECPSAKSFFGRIKDAFGV; from the coding sequence GTGATGGTCGAGACGGACTATTACGAATTGCTGGGTGTTGAGCGCACGGCGGACGACCGGACGCTCAAGGCCGCCTATCGTAAGCTGGCGATGGAATATCACCCTGACCGGCAGGGCGGGTGCAAGGACAGTGAGGCCAAGTTCAAGGCGATCAACGAAGCCTATGATTGCCTCAAGGATCCGCAAAAGCGCGCCGCCTACGACCGCTTCGGCAAAGCTGCGTTCCAGAATGGCGGAGGAGGCGGAAGCCCGTTCGGCGAGCAGGGCTTCGACGGCTTCTCCGACATCTTCTCATCGATCTTCGGCGATTTCATGGATCCGCGTGGGCAGCGTCAGAACGCCGCTCGCGGGTCGGATCTTCGCTACGATCTCGAACTGACACTTGAGGAAGCGTTTCACGGCAAGGAAGCCAGCATCACCGTGGAGGCGCTCGCCCGCTGCGACACCTGCGGCGGCAAGGGCTGCGCCAAGACGGACAATTGTGCCGCCACCTGCAAGACTTGCAACGGCATGGGCAAGGTCCGTGCGCAGCAGGGCTTTTTCGTGGTCGAACGCGGTTGTCCGACGTGCCGTGGCAGCGGCGAAGTCATCGCCGACCCATGCCGCGCCTGCGAGGGCGAGGGACGGACAGTGAAGCGTCGCGCGCTCTCCGTGAAGATTCCGGCCGGCGTCGATGAGGGCACGCGCATTCGCGTGACGGGCGAGGGGGAGGCGGGCGTTCGCGGCGCCACCAGCGGGGACCTCTACATCTTCGTGCACATGAAGCGGCATCCGATCTATGCCCGTGAAGGCACGACCCTAGTGGCCGACTGTCCGGTGACCTTCACCACGGCGGCGCTTGGCGGCGTCATCAGCCTGCCCGGCCTGGATGGGGCCAAGGTCGACCTCAAGATCCCAGCCGGCGTTCAGTCGGGCGAGCAAATCCGCCAGCGCGGAGCCGGCATGTCCATCCTCAACAGCCGGGGCCGCGGCGACCTGGTCGCCCGGATCCATGTCGAGACGCCGACCCGAATGTCGGCCAAGCAGAAGAAGTTGCTGGAAGAATTCCGCGAGACGGAAACGGGTGACGAGTGCCCGTCGGCAAAGAGCTTCTTCGGCCGGATCAAGGACGCCTTCGGGGTCTGA
- the dnaK gene encoding molecular chaperone DnaK, with translation MAKVIGIDLGTTNSCVAVMEGSTPKVIENAEGARTTPSVVAFTKDGERLIGQPAKRQAVTNPDNTIFAVKRLIGRRFDDPVTKKDTELVPYEIVPGNNGDAWVKAGGKDYSPSQVSAFTLQKMKETAEAYLGETVTQAVITVPAYFNDAQRQATKDAGQIAGLEVLRIINEPTAAALAYGLDKNDGKTIAVYDLGGGTFDVSVLEIGDGVFEVKSTNGDTFLGGEDFDAKIVDYLADRFKAKEGIDLRTDRLALQRLKEAAEKAKIELSSAATTEINQPFITARMEGGATTPLHLVETISRADLEKLVADLIDRTLEPCRKALKDAGIDAKGIDEVVLVGGMTRMPRVREVVKEFFGKEPHTGVNPDEVVAMGAAIQAGVLQGDVKDVLLLDVTPLSLGIETLGGVFTRMIDRNTTIPTKKSQVFSTADDNQNAVTIRVFQGEREMAADNKVLGQFDLVGIPPAPRGVPQIEVTFDIDANGIVNVSAKDKGTGKEQQIRIQASGGLADADIEKMVKEAEQFAEEDKKRRAAAEAKNNAESLIHSTEKQLAEHGDKVSADVKSEIETAIAEAKTAVESNDPDQMTEKTNALTQAAMKLGQAMYEQQQASAAQAGENAESSEQAKPADEDVVDAEFSEVDEEPKA, from the coding sequence ATGGCCAAGGTCATCGGTATCGACTTGGGCACCACCAACAGCTGCGTCGCAGTGATGGAAGGGAGCACACCCAAGGTCATCGAGAATGCGGAAGGCGCGCGTACCACGCCTTCGGTTGTGGCTTTCACGAAGGACGGCGAGCGCCTGATCGGGCAGCCGGCGAAGCGTCAGGCCGTGACCAATCCGGACAACACGATTTTCGCGGTGAAGCGCCTGATCGGCCGCCGCTTCGACGATCCCGTCACCAAGAAAGACACCGAGCTGGTCCCGTACGAGATCGTGCCTGGGAACAATGGCGACGCGTGGGTGAAGGCGGGCGGCAAGGATTATTCGCCGTCGCAAGTCTCGGCGTTCACGCTTCAGAAGATGAAGGAAACCGCCGAGGCCTATCTCGGCGAGACGGTTACCCAGGCGGTGATCACCGTTCCGGCATATTTCAACGACGCGCAGCGCCAGGCGACCAAGGACGCGGGCCAGATCGCGGGCCTTGAAGTGCTCCGCATCATCAACGAGCCGACGGCGGCGGCGCTGGCCTACGGCCTCGACAAGAACGACGGCAAGACCATTGCGGTGTACGACCTCGGCGGCGGCACGTTCGACGTGTCGGTGCTGGAGATTGGCGACGGCGTGTTCGAGGTGAAGTCGACCAACGGCGACACCTTCCTTGGTGGTGAGGACTTCGACGCCAAGATCGTGGATTATCTCGCCGATCGCTTCAAGGCGAAGGAAGGCATTGATCTCCGCACCGACCGGCTCGCGCTGCAGCGTCTGAAGGAAGCGGCCGAAAAGGCGAAGATCGAACTGAGTTCCGCGGCGACGACCGAGATCAACCAGCCGTTCATCACCGCCCGCATGGAAGGCGGCGCGACGACCCCGCTGCACCTCGTGGAAACGATTAGCCGCGCGGATCTCGAGAAGCTGGTTGCCGACCTGATCGACCGCACGCTGGAGCCTTGCCGCAAGGCGCTCAAGGACGCCGGCATCGATGCCAAGGGCATCGACGAAGTGGTCCTCGTCGGGGGCATGACCCGCATGCCGCGCGTGCGTGAAGTCGTGAAGGAGTTCTTCGGCAAGGAGCCGCACACCGGCGTCAATCCGGACGAAGTCGTCGCCATGGGCGCGGCGATCCAGGCCGGCGTTCTGCAGGGCGACGTCAAGGACGTGCTGCTCCTCGACGTCACGCCGCTGTCCTTGGGCATCGAGACGCTTGGCGGCGTCTTCACCCGGATGATCGACCGCAACACGACCATTCCGACGAAGAAGAGCCAGGTCTTCTCGACCGCGGACGACAATCAGAACGCCGTCACCATCCGGGTTTTCCAGGGTGAGCGCGAGATGGCGGCCGACAACAAGGTGCTCGGCCAGTTCGACCTGGTCGGCATACCCCCGGCGCCGCGCGGCGTGCCGCAGATCGAGGTGACCTTCGACATCGACGCCAATGGCATCGTCAACGTGTCGGCCAAGGACAAGGGCACCGGCAAGGAGCAGCAGATCCGCATCCAGGCGTCCGGCGGTCTCGCCGATGCCGACATCGAAAAGATGGTCAAGGAAGCGGAGCAGTTCGCCGAGGAGGACAAGAAGCGTCGCGCGGCTGCCGAGGCCAAGAACAACGCCGAAAGCCTCATCCACTCGACCGAGAAGCAGCTCGCCGAGCATGGCGACAAGGTCTCAGCCGACGTTAAGTCGGAGATCGAGACTGCGATCGCCGAGGCGAAGACCGCGGTCGAGAGCAACGATCCCGACCAGATGACGGAGAAGACCAACGCGCTTACCCAGGCGGCGATGAAGCTTGGTCAGGCCATGTACGAGCAGCAGCAGGCTTCGGCGGCTCAGGCCGGTGAAAACGCTGAGAGCTCGGAGCAGGCCAAGCCGGCCGACGAGGATGTCGTCGACGCTGAATTCTCCGAAGTCGACGAAGAACCCAAGGCGTAA